The Streptomyces sp. NBC_01353 genome contains a region encoding:
- a CDS encoding molybdopterin-dependent oxidoreductase translates to MRFTPPPGPPITFKARLHDARTATAIGRWLGLAIVVCFATGVLSHYLQHPPAWLADRLPSRPYWGYRLTQGLHVTSGIAAIPLLSAKLWAVYPRLFAWPPVRSVRHALERLSVAVLVAAGIFELFTGLLNTFQWYPWPFSFVPVHYAVGWLLVGAMLIHVAVQWPRIRDHFTRRSPGTLALPAADGPDRRQLLAAVAAGVGAVTLTTVGQSVTALGPLELFGPRSPDHGPQGLPVNRTAAAARVTAASLTDWRLTVAGPRPYRLTLEELHAMPQYEVSLPIACVEGWSKSARWTGVRVRDLLDGAGGGPGARCRVVSLERAGAYRVMEMGRMYVQDPLTLLALGLNGEVLSLDHGYPARIIAPNRPGVLQTKWVGRLEVL, encoded by the coding sequence ATGCGCTTCACTCCGCCTCCTGGACCGCCGATCACCTTCAAGGCGCGTCTGCATGATGCCCGTACCGCGACCGCGATCGGCCGCTGGCTCGGGCTTGCCATCGTCGTCTGTTTCGCGACCGGCGTGCTCAGCCACTACCTCCAGCACCCGCCCGCCTGGCTCGCCGACCGGCTGCCGAGCCGCCCGTATTGGGGGTACCGGCTCACCCAGGGGCTGCATGTGACCTCCGGCATCGCCGCGATCCCGCTGCTGTCGGCCAAGTTGTGGGCGGTCTACCCCAGGCTCTTCGCGTGGCCTCCGGTCCGGTCGGTCCGGCACGCGCTGGAACGCCTCTCGGTGGCCGTGCTCGTCGCCGCGGGGATCTTCGAGCTGTTCACCGGGCTGCTGAACACCTTCCAGTGGTACCCGTGGCCGTTCTCCTTCGTGCCCGTGCATTACGCCGTCGGCTGGCTCCTGGTGGGGGCGATGCTGATCCACGTCGCCGTTCAATGGCCGCGGATCCGGGACCACTTCACCCGCCGCTCACCCGGCACCCTCGCCCTCCCCGCCGCCGACGGACCGGACCGCCGCCAGCTGCTGGCGGCCGTCGCGGCCGGAGTCGGCGCCGTCACGCTGACGACCGTCGGCCAGTCCGTCACCGCGCTCGGTCCGCTGGAGCTGTTCGGCCCGCGCAGTCCGGACCACGGGCCGCAGGGACTGCCGGTCAACCGCACGGCCGCCGCGGCACGCGTCACCGCGGCGTCGCTGACCGACTGGCGGTTGACCGTCGCCGGGCCGCGCCCGTACCGGCTCACTCTGGAGGAACTGCACGCGATGCCGCAGTACGAGGTGAGCCTGCCCATCGCATGCGTCGAGGGCTGGAGCAAGTCCGCTCGCTGGACGGGGGTACGGGTGCGCGACCTGCTGGACGGGGCGGGGGGCGGCCCGGGGGCACGGTGTCGGGTGGTGTCACTGGAGAGGGCGGGCGCGTACCGGGTGATGGAGATGGGCCGCATGTACGTCCAGGACCCGCTCACGCTGCTGGCGTTGGGCCTGAACGGCGAAGTCCTGTCCCTGGACCACGGCTACCCGGCGCGGATCATCGCCCCGAACCGGCCCGGAGTGCTCCAGACCAAGTGGGTCGGCCGACTGGAGGTGCTGTGA